The following proteins are co-located in the Sulfurospirillum deleyianum DSM 6946 genome:
- a CDS encoding homoserine dehydrogenase, which yields MMRVGIIGVGTVGSHVVKILQENEDIITARSGKKIVPILGIVRDATKKRDVSIPLSTNLDDVLENPEIDVVVELMGGVDEAYKIVTRALKNNKAVVTANKALLAYHRYELRDLAGNTPIGYEASVAGGIPIIKALREGLSANHIEAIKGIMNGTCNFILTKMMNEKAEFADVLKEAQALGYAEADPTFDVGGFDAAHKLLILASIAYGINVKPEDILIEGIEHINSEDIYFAKEFGYNIKLLTIAKKSGDQVELRVHPALVPIQQMIAKVDGVMNGISVIGDRVGETMYYGPGAGGSATASAVVSDLIDIARHTQNSPMLGFIKPLEKSGLTLMDKDDICTQYYIRVSVADKIGVLSKISEILGQHSISISSFLQKQDAKREECAVLLFSTHICKESNIQKALHELSQLEFVEQKPAMIRIEA from the coding sequence ATGATGCGAGTTGGAATTATTGGTGTTGGAACGGTTGGAAGCCATGTTGTAAAGATTTTGCAAGAGAATGAAGATATTATTACTGCACGCAGTGGCAAAAAAATTGTTCCTATTTTAGGAATTGTGCGAGATGCAACTAAAAAAAGAGATGTTTCGATTCCTTTAAGTACAAATCTTGATGATGTTCTTGAAAATCCTGAAATTGATGTTGTTGTTGAATTAATGGGTGGTGTGGATGAAGCGTATAAAATTGTCACACGAGCATTAAAAAATAATAAAGCTGTTGTCACTGCTAATAAAGCATTACTGGCATATCACCGCTATGAATTACGTGATTTAGCCGGCAATACGCCTATTGGTTATGAGGCAAGTGTCGCAGGTGGTATTCCTATTATTAAGGCACTTCGTGAGGGTTTAAGTGCCAATCACATTGAAGCGATTAAAGGCATTATGAATGGTACATGTAATTTTATTTTGACCAAAATGATGAATGAAAAAGCTGAATTCGCAGATGTGCTTAAAGAAGCACAAGCACTAGGCTACGCAGAAGCTGATCCTACCTTTGATGTAGGTGGTTTTGATGCGGCACATAAATTGTTGATTCTAGCCAGTATCGCCTATGGCATTAACGTTAAACCTGAAGATATTTTAATCGAAGGGATTGAACATATTAACAGTGAAGACATCTATTTTGCCAAAGAGTTTGGCTATAACATTAAGCTTTTGACGATTGCTAAAAAAAGTGGTGATCAAGTAGAATTACGTGTCCATCCTGCACTGGTTCCCATTCAACAGATGATTGCTAAAGTCGATGGTGTTATGAATGGTATTAGTGTCATAGGAGATCGTGTGGGTGAAACGATGTATTATGGACCAGGTGCTGGAGGAAGTGCGACTGCGAGCGCTGTTGTATCAGACTTGATTGATATTGCACGTCATACACAAAACTCACCGATGTTAGGGTTTATTAAACCTTTAGAAAAAAGTGGTTTAACCTTGATGGACAAAGATGATATCTGCACACAGTATTATATTCGTGTAAGTGTTGCAGATAAGATTGGTGTTTTATCTAAAATTTCTGAAATTCTGGGTCAACATTCGATTTCGATTAGTAGTTTTTTACAAAAACAAGACGCCAAAAGAGAAGAGTGTGCGGTACTTCTTTTTTCAACGCATATCTGTAAAGAGAGCAATATCCAAAAAGCTCTTCATGAATTAAGCCAATTAGAGTTTGTTGAGCAAAAACCTGCCATGATTCGAATCGAAGCGTAA